In Verrucomicrobiia bacterium, the genomic stretch GGGTGGTGGCTGGATCGGAAGTGGAATTCATGGGGGTGCTGAAGGGGCGGCTTATTTCAATCCGGCTTTTTTGATTTTGCCGGATTCGGTTTTGGGCAGGGCCTCACGGAATTCAATCGATTGCGGCACCATGAAATCTTCCAGCCGCTGTTTGCAATGCGCCAGGATTTGCGCCTCGGTCAATCCACCGTTGCGCGCGACCACAAAGGCTTTGACGGCCTCGCCAAGAATCGGATCGGGCACGCCCACGACCGCCGCTTCCACGATGCCGTCCAGGCCGTAAAGGACGTTTTCCACTTCCTTCGGCGCCACCTTCTCACCGCGACTCTTGATGATGTCGTCCTTGCGGCCCACGAAGTAGAAAAACCCGGCCTCATCCTGCCGGAACAAATCGCCCGTCAGGCAGACACGCTCGCCGGGCATGTCGCCGGCCCGATACCGCGCCGCCGTGGCCTCGGGCGCCTCCCAGTAACCGCGCATGACATGCCGTCCGCGCACCACCAGTTCGCCCACGTTCCCGGGCGGCAGCCGCCGGCCTGATTCGTCTTCGAGCCAGGCTTCGGTTCCCGGAATGGGAATTCCCACCGACCCCGGCCGGGCGTCCAGTTCATGCGGCGGCAGGTAGAGCGTGCGCTTGGTTTCCGTCAGGCCATACATCGAAAACAACGTCGCGTGCGGAAATTTCTGGCGAATGGCGGTCACATGGCTGGGCGGCAGGGCCGCCGCCGTGTTGGTGAGGTAGCGCAACCGGCTCAAATCAAATGCCGCCAAATCCAGATTGAGCAGGATGGAAAAAATCGTCGGCACGCCCGGAAAGCCGGTGACCTGCTCGGTCTCCATCAATTTCAGAACCGCCGCCGGATAGGTGAAGGTTCGTTCCAGCACCAGCGTGCCCCCGAAGCAAAACACCATGAGCAGTTGATACAAACCGTAATCGAAGGAAAGCGGCAGCACGTTGATGACGACGTCGCTCTCGCGGTTCTGGAGATATTGAATGATGGATTGCGCGGCGAAAACCACGTTGGCGTGGTCGCTCATCACGCCCTTGGGCTCGCCCGTGGTGCCCGAAGTGTAGATCAAACACGCGAGATCAAGATCGATGTTCTCGCAACGCGGCGGTGCTTCGGAAGCGCCCTGCAAGACCTCGGCAAAATTCAGCAGCCGTTCCCCCGCCCGCGCTCCCGGACCGCAAACCAGGCCGCCGCGGAGGGACGGAACCGGCGGTTCCGCTTCGCTGAAAAGCTGGCCCACAGGCGAACGGTCATCGGTGATGACCGTGCTCGCCCGGCAGTTGTTGAGGATGTAGATGAGCTTGTCCCGCTTGGTGGCGCGATTCAGAAAGACGAACACGCCGCCGGCTTTCAGCACGCCAAAAATGCCAACCACCGCCTCCAGCCGGTTGTCCAGATGCAGGCCGACGCGGTCACCGCGCTGCACCCCCAGACTGCGGAGCGCGTGCGCCACGCGATTCGCCATGACGTCGAGTTCCTGGTAGGTGTAACGCCGGCCCGCGCACACGAGCGCCACCTTCTCCGGCAGGCGCCGCGCACTGGATTCCAGGAAATGTTGAACGAGGGAAGGACTCATGCGGTGAACGGAACACCGGTTGAAAACGGCCGGCCGCGCCGCGGCTTCAGCCGGCCGCCAGTTCCGGACGTTCGCGGCGGAGGTAATTCACGATGCTGTTGATCGAGTCCAGATTCTCCGGCACCAAGTCTTGGTCGGCCACCTTGAGCTGGTAGGTCTGCTCCAGGTGGGACACGAGTTCCAGCACGCCGGTGGAATCCACCACGCCCATCTCCAGGAACGAGGCGTCGTCCGGCAGGCCGTTGTCTTCCCCGAAGAGGAAATGGTCCACGACAAATTTGCGAATCGCTTGGTGCAGGTCAGTCATGTTGAAAATCGTTCACAGGCGCGCGCGCAGCAGGCGGACGCCGTAGCGCTTCAAGTATTGGATGAATTCCTCCGCCAGGTCATTGCCATAATCGCTGCGTTCCTTGTTTTCGATGTCCACCCAGGCAGTCCGCTCACCGGTCAGACGCTGGCGCAGCGCAGCGCCGACGGCGCACAAGCTCACCAGCGTGGCATCCGGACCGTGCACGGAAATCGTCCCGGCGGACAGCGGCTGCGCGGCCACCTGCAGCTGGAAGACCCGCCGCTGCCAAGGCTTCCACCACGGCGCTCGCGCGTGGACGATGAGCGTGCTGTCGCGCCGTTCCAGGCGAAAGCCATTGGCCAGGAGATGCCGCTCGAATTCGTCCATGATCTCCGCCAGGAACCGGCGCTTTTCCTCGTCACTGACGACGCGGGGAAAATACGGGGCCTTCGCAATCACCTTGGCCGGAAAACCGACCGCCACGCAGCGGGGTGGGATGGAGCCTTTGACCAGGCTGTTGGCGCCCACCACCGCGCCGTCGGCAATTTTCGTTCCCGCCAGCACGAAGACGCGCCAGGCGATGGACACGCTGGAACCGATTTCGATGGTGTCGAACGTCACGGGATAGCCTTCAAACTTGCTCAGCCAGGAGGTATGTCCGAACAGCAGACAATCACCGCCGATGCCCGTATCGTCGCCGATGGTGATGGAACGGCACGGGTTGATGAACGTCATCTGCATGATCTGGCAGTTGCGGCCCACCACCAGACGCGAATCCGGAAACTGCAATCCCCCGACGAACACCTGCTCGTTGATTTTGGTGCCTTCGCCGATTTCCACATGCGGCGTGTCCATCAGGGTCATGGCGCCGATCTGCACGTGTGGGCCGAGGCGGACGGTTTTGCCGCGGATGGAGGAACCAAAGCCGATGTGCACATGATCACCGATTTCGACTTTTTCGGCACAGATGACCGCGCCCAGCCCGAACGATACGCCGCGCCCGATGGCATAACCCTTCAGCCGGTAGACGAGTTTCTTGAGCGGCGAGGGAAGCAGCCCAACCAGCAGCATTTCGCGGATCGGCAGCCTGGGCTTGGGCGTCAGCATCTTGAAAAGGGGCGCAAGCGTGAAGTCAGCCCGAGACGGCGGCGCCGCCGTCCACGATCAACGTCTGGCCCACAATGCCACTCGCCGCCTCACTGCACAGGAACTGGGCCGCCTGCGCCACTTCCTCCAGCGTGCACAGGCGCTTGAGGGCCGAGCGCTTGGCCGCCTCGGCCAGCCGGGCCTCGCGATCGGGCAAAACCTGCCAGGCATCCGTCACCACGGTGCCGGGCGCCAGAATGTTGACGCGGATGCCCCGCGGCGCCAGTTCCGCGGCGAGATGACGCGACATCGCTTCCAACGCGCCTTTGCTGGTGCCAATCAAGGTGTATTGGGGCACCGCCCGCACCGCGCCTTCCGAGGAGACGCTCAGGATGCTCGAACCGGACTCGAACTTGGGGAGCAGCCGGTGCACGAGCTCGAAAAACGCGCGGACATTCAAATTCAGGGTCCAGTCGAAATGGCGCAGGGTCAGTTGCTCGAACGGACGATGCACACCGGTGGCGGCGCAATGCACCAGGCCGGACAACGTGCCAAAATCCGCGTCCACCGCGGTGGCCACGGTGTCCATCCCCTTCGCGCTGGTCAGGTCGGCCCGCAGCGTTTTCACCGCCAGCCCTTCCGCTTGGGCGGAGTCCTCCAGCCGCGTCGCCGCTTCCTGATCGCGGACGAAATTGGCGAGCACGCGCGCTCCCGCCCGCGCAAATTGCAGCGTAATCGCCCGGCCAATGCCGCGCGTGCCGCCGGTCACCAACACGCGCTTTCCCTGCATGGAGAAAAGATCCTTCATTTTGCTGCGGCGCGATTATCCGGGGGCGGCGTCCCGGCGCAAGGTTGCTTTGCAAGGTAGGCGTCCAACACGGCGTCGCGATAGTGCGGGTCGAACTGGTCCGCTGCCACAAAGCTGAAGAGCAGTTCCGCCGCCGCCACCGGCCGGCCTTCCACTTCGGCCTGACAGGCCACCGTGGCGAACTGGGGGCGATTGGCGCGAACTTCGGCCAGCAGGGTCACGGTCTGTCCGGGCCGCACCCAGTCCCGGAAGCTGGCGGATTTGATTTGCGCCAGCATGGGCCGGCCGCGCTCGCCGGGCTCCACCAGCAGGCACTTGGCCGCCGCCTGACCCATCATTTCCGTCAACAAAACACCGGGCACCACGGGAAAGCCCGGAAAATGATCGGCAAAGTAATCCTCGTCGGGGGCGATTCGTTTGCAGGCGCGGACCCGCCGGCCTGGCACCAGTTCCAGAATCTCGTCAACGAGGATGAATCTCACAGGCGCGGAGCTACTGCAGTTTGCCGTGCTGGCGCAGCACGTTGAGGATGTGCCCGACCTGGCGCATGGCCCGCATGTCGGCGTCCGTCAGCACGATCCCAAATTTCTCGTCGAACTCGGCCATGAGCGTCAACACGCCCAGGGAATCCCACATCGGAATGTCGTCCCGCGGCGTTTCCGGGGTCAGTTTTTCGGCGGACTGCTCAAACAAGCCTGCCACCCAGACCAGCGCCTCTTTTTCAGTCATCATAGTTTGTGCGTGCGCCGCGTCACGATTCACGCGCCCGTTTCGAGATGAACCACATGCCCCAGCTGCGCATCGGCCGGGAGCGTAATCAGGGCCGAACCCCAAGACAATCCCACCCCGTAGCCCAGCAGCAGCAAGGTCAAATCCCGGTCCGCCGGCCGGACCAGGCCGCCTTGGGCGATGGTCAACGGCACCGAAGGCCCGCCGGCGCTGCCAAATGCGCCTATGGTCATGGGCACCTTGGCCTCGGGCAGGCCGGCCTTCTTCATGAGGTGCCGCATGATGAACTGATTGGACTGGTGGAAGATGAAATAATCGATTTGCTCGCGGCTCAGCGACGCGGCCTGCAACGTGTCCTCAATCAGGGCCGGCACGCGCCGGATGGTGAAGTTGAACACATTGGCCCCGTTCATCCGCACGAAACAGCGCTTGCGATCCTCCGGAAACCGCTCGCGAAAACCGCCGCCCGGGATGATCAAATCCTCCCAGCCCTGCCCATCGGTATGGAGGCTGAACCACCAGCGCTCCGCCCCCGTGCGCGGCCCCGCCTCAAGAGCCGTCGCCGAACCCGCATCGCCGAACAGCAGCGCCACGGAACGATCCGAGTGATCCGAAAAGCGCGTGGGTGTTTCTCCGTGCAGCAGCAGGACGCGCTGGCATCCCGGCCGTTCCAGCATCATGCCCGCCAGCCAGAGCCCATACGGGTAGCCGGAACAACCGAGCCCGACATCGAAGGCCGCGCAGCGGTCGGAAAGTCCCAACGCCCGATGCACCAGGCAGGAAGTCGAAGGCAGGAAGTAATCCGGGCTTTGCGTGACCAGGATGAGGGCATCCACGGACAGCGGATCCCAGGCGAGCGTTTGCAGGACCTGCCGCGCCGCGGTGAGACACAAGTCGCCGCTCGTGATCCGGTCTGAAGCCGTGTGCCGCGTCTTCACGCCGGCCATGCGCACGACCTTTTGGACCTCCTCCGGATCGAAGTCGGTCGTCTCGGTCAGATTGTCGAACCGGCGCGGCGGCACGCAGGAGGCAATCGCCCGCACGCGCGCGGCTTGGGTGGTTGAAATGGGCATGTTTATTTGCGCGCACCTCACGCGGGCAGCCGCACCGGCATGACCCGCCTGCGGAAGCGCCGCTTGATCAACTTCAATACGCCGGCCAGCACCATGGGCGCGGTGGCCAGCACCAATTTTGCCGACAGGCCGAAACGCTTCCGGCGCAAGCCTTGCAACGCATACGATGCACACAAGGTGCCGATGTAGGACCGGCGTTCAAAACGTCGCGCCGATCCGCCCGGATACTGGCCCTGCCGCTCATAGCGTGCCAGACAGGGCGCCTTGCGCAAAAGACCATTCAGATCCTGGATGCTGTTGGTGGCATGCACGCGATAGGCCACCGTGTAGGGACGACAAATTTTGATGAACGGCGAACAGGTGCCCACGCGCAGCAATACGTCCGCGATGTCAAACGGAAAGGCCGTCGCGGTGGACGGCACGGCGGCCATGGCGAGCGCGGTGCTGCGCTGGAGAACGAGCTGGGTGTAACACACGCCGAATGTCTGATCTTTCGACAGAAAATCCTTATACCTGAGACACTCGATGGAACCATCCGAAGGCGGGTTTACGGGCACGGCCTGACCGTCTTCAAAGTAGGACATCGCCGCCATCAACACGGGCGGATCGTCAAAGGCCCGCAACGTCCGGTCGTAAACGGCGAACGCCTCCGGATAGAACAGGTCGTCGCTGTCGAGCCCAATCAAATACTCGCCCCGCGCGTGGGTCACCCCCAAATACCGGGCGGCCTCGGCGCCCGACTTGGGCTGTTGCAAAAGGGTGACGCGCCCGCCGTAGGACCGCACCACCTCGGGTGTCGCATCGGTGGAGCCGTCGTCCACCACAATCAACTCGTAATCGCTGAAGGTCTGGGCGAGCACCGAATCAATTGCGGCGCGCACCAGTTCGGGCCGGTTGTGAACGGGGCAGACAACGCTAAACCGTGGCTGTGCTGGCATGCATGATTGCGCCTCCCGCGCTGGTTCAGGTTCAAACCTGGGCCGGACGTCGCGGCCGCGCCACGCCGGCTTGTTCAACTTCACCGCCGGTCCCGTGAATTCCGCTCAGCCGTTCGCTCGCCTCCCAAAGCTCCCGCGCCAGGGCCGCATCTTCCGTGGCCGACGCACCGTCCGCCAGCCGGTCTCCACAGTAATAGCCGCCCCGCTTCAGTCGGGCGGCCTCGACCGTGGCCACGTGCACAACGCCCGCGGCGCCCGCGGCGGCGGAGATCAGATTGCCCTTGAACCGGTGATACAGTCGGTGCTTGCACCACGCCAGCCAGCCGTTGTTGCGGGCAAACGCGGTCGCCACGATTCCGGGATCCACCGCGCAAGCGATGACGTTGGGGTCCGCCAGCCGCCGGGCCAGTTCCCTGGCGAAGAGAATGCATGCCAGCTTGGCATTTGCGTAAGCCACTTTCCCGTCGTAATGCGCCGCTCCAAGGTTCCAGCCCAATGCCGGCCTCGCCCGCTGATGCGCCACCGAGCCCAACATAATAATTCTCCCGCTGACGCCTGCCGCCACAAGGTCTGCCAGCAGGAAAGTCAGCAGAAAATGCCCAAGGTGGTTGGTGGCAAACGTCCGTTCCACGCCGGCTGTGGTTTGCCCGTAATGATCAAAGCGGGCGCCGGCATTGTTGATGAGCCCGTCCAGCCGGTCCGTCCGGTTGCTCACCCACGCCGCCAAAGCCCGCACCGCCCCCAACTCGGAAATATCGGCTGGAAAAAATTCGGCCGACGCGTTCGGAAAGGCTCGCCGCATTTCGGCGAGCAACCGGCGGCCGGCCGGTTCGTTCCGGCCCGTCAGCAGCAACCGCCAGCCCCGCCGACCCAGGTCGCCAGCCGCGGCGCGGCCAATTCCCGAGGTGGCCCCGGTGATGAGACAGGTTTTCATCCGGTGATGCCGCGGACCACGGCCGTGGACGGTTTGGAAATCGGCCGCGGCTCAGAAGCGAATCTTTCGCCCATGAAACGCCTCGGCCCAACCCGTCGGCGACGCGCATTCGATGCCCCGCAACCGCAACAGCGCATTGAAGGTGTCCGGCGTGAACCAGTGTTTGTTCCGCTGGGTGGCGAAATACTGCATGAGGCCCGCAATCTTCCGGTCACACACCTCGCGTTCCAGCGTCACATACATGTTGGGCTGACCCAGATCACCGTCGTATTTCGGGATTTCATACTCGAGAATGAGATGATCCCGGAACGTGTTCCAGGCCAGGTCGGACAGCACGCGATGATCCTGATGCCGGTCCTCGCGGTAATGCGTCAGCACCAAATCCGGATCGAAACCACGCTTCGTGCGTTCAAACTCCGCCTTGATGGCGGCCCATTGTTCGGGGAAAAAGCCATCCTTGAATGGTTTGGTCTGGACGGTCGCCCGGCGGACGCCCTGCAAAAAAAAGGCCGCGCTGCGCCGGGTTTCCCGTTGGCGCGGCGCCTTCCCGCTGAACACCACCCAGCGCACCTCCAGATCAGGATTGGCGCGGATCAGCTTGAGCAGCGTGCCGCCACAGCCGATTTCAATGTCATCCGAGTGGGCGCCGAGACACAGCACCCTTTTCACCGCTGAGAGTTCGAAGGTGGTCATGGAATGGTTCGGGTTAAAGCGACTCGTCCCTCAAGCCGGCGTGACCGGCGCCAGCAGGCCGTGCCGGCCCAGCAGTGCCGCCGCGGCGTGGACAACCTGAAAGCTGAGCCCGGATCGTTCGGCAATCCGCAGCAGATCATGGCTGCCATCGGAGAAATTCAGCGCCCAGAGCATCGCCATTTGCAACTGCGGCACGTTCTTCATGCCGCCCAGCGAGGCGTAGAGCCCCCGGCGCCCGAGCTGCGGTTCGCCTTTGGGAAACAGGTTCCGAAACGTTTGGTTGGATTCCAAAATGAAGACGCAACGCAGAAGCGCGCCCAAGGACTGCCCCAATGCCAGCGGTGCAATCAAATTCAAGTCGTCCGCCGAGGTATGATACTCCGGATACTCGCCGTTGGGCGTGCGCGTCAGTGCGCCCACCGGCAGGTTGAAGCCGGGCGAACAATACTGCCGCTCGTCGTAACCGTAAGGAACGAAGTCGCGCGTGCCAAAGTCGCCACCGCCATCCCGCAACGCCTGCACCACGACCCGGTCAATTTCTGCGTCACCGCGCCGGCTCTTCTTGTAGTTGAACCCGCCGCAATCGCCCAGACACGAAAGCACCAGACCGTGCTTGATCCGATCCAATCCTTTTTCGTTGCTTGCGAGCCACGTGAGGGCGCCGATGGTGCCGGGGAGCCAGAGGAAACGGTAGGCATAACGGCGAACCGGCAGCCGGCTCAATTGCACCGCCAGGTGTGCCGCCACGGCCATGCCCGACAAATTGTCATTGGCGAGCGAGGGATGACAGGAGTGACAGGAGAACAACACCTCCTCCTCCGTGGTCCCCGGAAGAAACAGTTCGCCGTAGGTCAAATGGCCCGGCGCCAGGCTTGAATCGATGAAAACTTCGTATTCCTGGTCACTGAGCGCGCACAGTTGCTGGTGTGACAGACAAAAGCCCCACGCCTCCTGATAGTAGGAGGTGCGATACGGAATCCAGGCGGGATGTTCCGGCACGGAAAACAGGTGCGGCCGCAGTTCCTCCAGGCGCATCCGCTGATGCACGGGCACACTGTAGTTGAGCACATGCAGATTGTGTCGCGCAAAATCCACCACCTTCTCCCCGCGCGCATTCTTGATCCATGCCGCACGGATGTTCCATTCCTTCGGAACCGTCCAGTCCAGCACCTGGGTTCCGGTGGGCACCTCCCGCAATTCGAGGGGAACCTTGCGCTGCAAGATGGTCAGACTCTGACGCACGCCCTGACCGGTGATGCTGCGACAGATGGGATACAACTCCCGCGCCGTGGCATGAATCAACTCCCCTTCCTTCGCCGGATCGAAAAGTTCGAGCGCTTCCCCCACGTTGACGGTTTCCGTTTTCATGCCCCCAAAAACTCTTCTTCAGCCCAGCAAGGGCCACGCCCGGTCTTTTTCCGAAATGACCGCCACCGGCAGCGGCCAGGCAATGGCCAGTTGCGGATCATCGTGGCGAAAACCGGCCGCGTGCTCCGGACTGTGAAAATTTCCCATTTGATAAAACACTTCCGTATCGTCCTCCAGAGTCTGAAAGCCGTGACCAAAACCCGCCGGAATGTAGAGCGCGTTGCGCTGTTCGGCCGACAGAATCACGCCCACATGCTGGCGCCAGGTGGGCGAATCCGGCCGCAAATCCACCGCCACGTCATACAGCGCGCCGCGGGTGCAGCGCACCAGCTTGGTTTCGGCAGCCGGCGGCCGCTGGTAATGCATGCCGCGCAGCGTTCCCCGCCGGCGGTTGTAGGAAATGTTGCATTGCACAAACGCCGACTGAAGCCCGTGCTGCGCAAATTCCCGCTCGCAGAACGAACGGGCAAAAAAACCGCGCTCATCTTCCATCCGGTCAAGTTCGACCTCGAACACCCCCGGCAGCTTGGTTTCCCGAAAACGCATGGCCTGATCTTTGGTTTGCGCGACGCCCGGTGGAGACCGGCCCGTCCTAGACCGCCCAGAAGAAGTGCGCGTCAATCTGGCGGGTGCGAATCAGATATTCCAATTGTTTCAACCGCGTGAAGGCACGGAATTCAAAAACATCACGCGTCAGGTCAATCTGCTGGAACAGATCACACAACTGGCGGGCGCCCCGCACGGCGTCCCATTCGCATTTGAAGCCCGGCAAATGTTTTTGAATCTTGGCGAAAGAAACACGGTAGCTCCGGTTGTCCGCACTGGGCGGACCGAAGGAAACGCGGCAGCCCGGGAAGATGCCGCCCACGATGTCCGCGATTTCGCGCACCCGATAGTTGTGATTCGTGTCGCCGACGTTGAACACCTCGTTGTGGATGGTCTCGGTCGGCGCGGCCAACACCGCCGCAATGGCACCGCCGATGTCCAGACCATGCACGAGCGGGCGCCACGGACTGCCATCGCTCGTCATCTTGATTTCCTTCGTGGTCCAGGCCAGACCGGCCAGATTGTTCAGGACGATGTCAAATCGCATGCGCGGCGAGGCGCCGTAGGCCGTGGCGTTGCGCATGAACGTGGGTGAAAAGGTGGCGTTCGCCAGCTGGCGAACATCCGCCTCCACCTTCGTCTTGCACACGGCATAGGCCGTTTGCGGGTTCACGCTGGATTGCTCGTCCACGAATTCGTCGGTGCCGACGCCATAGACGCTGCACGAGGACATGTAAACGAACCGGCGGACGCCGGCGCGCCGTGCCACTTGGGCCAGGTGAACCGAACCCTGATGATTGATCTCGTAGGTGATTTCGGGCGACAACTGGCTGGTGGGGTCGTTCGAAAGTTCCGCCATGTGGACGACCGCATCGAAGCCGGCCAGGTCCGCCGGTTCGATCCGGCGGATGTCCTTCGTCAACGTGCGCGGCAGTTCCCAGCCATTGTGATACAGGCTGCGCTCCCGGTAAAAGCCCGTGTCGAGCCCGACCACTTCATGTCCGCATTTTTGAAACAATGGCGCCGCGAGGGAGCCCAAATAACCATCTGCACCAGTAAGGAGTATTTTCATAGAGTAGCCCGGCAGCCCGGCGCCATTGAACCGATGGGGAACCGGCCTGCCGCTTGGCATTACGGCTGTTCAATTCGGTTTCTTGTGATTCCAGACAATCCAAGGAGCATCGCCACTCTCCACGCGATCGGACAGCTCCTGCTGTTCGCGGAAGGTGTCCATGACCCAGAAGTTGTCGCAGCGAAAACTCGCCAGCTTGCGTTGCTTGATCAGTCTTTGGAAGGGTTCTTCAACCAGTTCCTCACCCGGACGCATGTAGTCGAAGATTTCCTTTCTAAAGACGTAAAACCCGGCATTGATGAGGATGCCCGTCTTGCGGACATACTCAATGCCGCTCACGGTGTGATCCTTGCCAACATTGACGACGTGAAAGGTCTGCGGCGGATGCGAGCTGAGAAAGGCTCCCACGCAATCCGTCCGGCGAAAATCGTCAATCATCTTCGGCAGCGGATGATCCGTCAGGCCGTCCGCATAATTCGCCAAAAACATCTCCTCGCCGTCGAGATAGGGCTTCACCAGCCGCAGCCGTCCGCCAATGTTGGTCTTCAATCCGGTATCCACGAAGGTGATGTTCCAGTCCTCGATGTCGCTGTGTTCCAGTTTGACCGCCTTGCCTCCCTTGGAAAGCGTGAAGTCATTGGAGACACATTCATCGTAGTTGAGGAAATACTTCTTGATGAGGTCGGCCCGGTAGCCGAGGCAGAGGATGAAGTCCTTGTGTCCGTAATGCGCATAATACTTCATCACGTGCCACAGAATCGGACGATAGCCGATGGGGACCAGCGGCTTGGGGACATTTTCTCCGTAATCCCGCAATCGCGTTCCCAACCCGCCACAGAATAGCACCACTTTCATTGTTGATCTCCGTTGTTTGATCCCGGTCCAAAC encodes the following:
- a CDS encoding AMP-binding protein, encoding MSPSLVQHFLESSARRLPEKVALVCAGRRYTYQELDVMANRVAHALRSLGVQRGDRVGLHLDNRLEAVVGIFGVLKAGGVFVFLNRATKRDKLIYILNNCRASTVITDDRSPVGQLFSEAEPPVPSLRGGLVCGPGARAGERLLNFAEVLQGASEAPPRCENIDLDLACLIYTSGTTGEPKGVMSDHANVVFAAQSIIQYLQNRESDVVINVLPLSFDYGLYQLLMVFCFGGTLVLERTFTYPAAVLKLMETEQVTGFPGVPTIFSILLNLDLAAFDLSRLRYLTNTAAALPPSHVTAIRQKFPHATLFSMYGLTETKRTLYLPPHELDARPGSVGIPIPGTEAWLEDESGRRLPPGNVGELVVRGRHVMRGYWEAPEATAARYRAGDMPGERVCLTGDLFRQDEAGFFYFVGRKDDIIKSRGEKVAPKEVENVLYGLDGIVEAAVVGVPDPILGEAVKAFVVARNGGLTEAQILAHCKQRLEDFMVPQSIEFREALPKTESGKIKKAGLK
- a CDS encoding acyl carrier protein, with protein sequence MTDLHQAIRKFVVDHFLFGEDNGLPDDASFLEMGVVDSTGVLELVSHLEQTYQLKVADQDLVPENLDSINSIVNYLRRERPELAAG
- a CDS encoding SDR family oxidoreductase; this translates as MKDLFSMQGKRVLVTGGTRGIGRAITLQFARAGARVLANFVRDQEAATRLEDSAQAEGLAVKTLRADLTSAKGMDTVATAVDADFGTLSGLVHCAATGVHRPFEQLTLRHFDWTLNLNVRAFFELVHRLLPKFESGSSILSVSSEGAVRAVPQYTLIGTSKGALEAMSRHLAAELAPRGIRVNILAPGTVVTDAWQVLPDREARLAEAAKRSALKRLCTLEEVAQAAQFLCSEAASGIVGQTLIVDGGAAVSG
- a CDS encoding 3-hydroxyacyl-ACP dehydratase FabZ family protein, whose protein sequence is MRFILVDEILELVPGRRVRACKRIAPDEDYFADHFPGFPVVPGVLLTEMMGQAAAKCLLVEPGERGRPMLAQIKSASFRDWVRPGQTVTLLAEVRANRPQFATVACQAEVEGRPVAAAELLFSFVAADQFDPHYRDAVLDAYLAKQPCAGTPPPDNRAAAK
- a CDS encoding acyl carrier protein, whose amino-acid sequence is MMTEKEALVWVAGLFEQSAEKLTPETPRDDIPMWDSLGVLTLMAEFDEKFGIVLTDADMRAMRQVGHILNVLRQHGKLQ
- a CDS encoding ketoacyl-ACP synthase III, translated to MPISTTQAARVRAIASCVPPRRFDNLTETTDFDPEEVQKVVRMAGVKTRHTASDRITSGDLCLTAARQVLQTLAWDPLSVDALILVTQSPDYFLPSTSCLVHRALGLSDRCAAFDVGLGCSGYPYGLWLAGMMLERPGCQRVLLLHGETPTRFSDHSDRSVALLFGDAGSATALEAGPRTGAERWWFSLHTDGQGWEDLIIPGGGFRERFPEDRKRCFVRMNGANVFNFTIRRVPALIEDTLQAASLSREQIDYFIFHQSNQFIMRHLMKKAGLPEAKVPMTIGAFGSAGGPSVPLTIAQGGLVRPADRDLTLLLLGYGVGLSWGSALITLPADAQLGHVVHLETGA
- a CDS encoding glycosyltransferase family A protein is translated as MPAQPRFSVVCPVHNRPELVRAAIDSVLAQTFSDYELIVVDDGSTDATPEVVRSYGGRVTLLQQPKSGAEAARYLGVTHARGEYLIGLDSDDLFYPEAFAVYDRTLRAFDDPPVLMAAMSYFEDGQAVPVNPPSDGSIECLRYKDFLSKDQTFGVCYTQLVLQRSTALAMAAVPSTATAFPFDIADVLLRVGTCSPFIKICRPYTVAYRVHATNSIQDLNGLLRKAPCLARYERQGQYPGGSARRFERRSYIGTLCASYALQGLRRKRFGLSAKLVLATAPMVLAGVLKLIKRRFRRRVMPVRLPA
- a CDS encoding SDR family NAD(P)-dependent oxidoreductase, translating into MKTCLITGATSGIGRAAAGDLGRRGWRLLLTGRNEPAGRRLLAEMRRAFPNASAEFFPADISELGAVRALAAWVSNRTDRLDGLINNAGARFDHYGQTTAGVERTFATNHLGHFLLTFLLADLVAAGVSGRIIMLGSVAHQRARPALGWNLGAAHYDGKVAYANAKLACILFARELARRLADPNVIACAVDPGIVATAFARNNGWLAWCKHRLYHRFKGNLISAAAGAAGVVHVATVEAARLKRGGYYCGDRLADGASATEDAALARELWEASERLSGIHGTGGEVEQAGVARPRRPAQV
- a CDS encoding PIG-L deacetylase family protein, whose product is MTTFELSAVKRVLCLGAHSDDIEIGCGGTLLKLIRANPDLEVRWVVFSGKAPRQRETRRSAAFFLQGVRRATVQTKPFKDGFFPEQWAAIKAEFERTKRGFDPDLVLTHYREDRHQDHRVLSDLAWNTFRDHLILEYEIPKYDGDLGQPNMYVTLEREVCDRKIAGLMQYFATQRNKHWFTPDTFNALLRLRGIECASPTGWAEAFHGRKIRF
- a CDS encoding DUF4910 domain-containing protein — encoded protein: MKTETVNVGEALELFDPAKEGELIHATARELYPICRSITGQGVRQSLTILQRKVPLELREVPTGTQVLDWTVPKEWNIRAAWIKNARGEKVVDFARHNLHVLNYSVPVHQRMRLEELRPHLFSVPEHPAWIPYRTSYYQEAWGFCLSHQQLCALSDQEYEVFIDSSLAPGHLTYGELFLPGTTEEEVLFSCHSCHPSLANDNLSGMAVAAHLAVQLSRLPVRRYAYRFLWLPGTIGALTWLASNEKGLDRIKHGLVLSCLGDCGGFNYKKSRRGDAEIDRVVVQALRDGGGDFGTRDFVPYGYDERQYCSPGFNLPVGALTRTPNGEYPEYHTSADDLNLIAPLALGQSLGALLRCVFILESNQTFRNLFPKGEPQLGRRGLYASLGGMKNVPQLQMAMLWALNFSDGSHDLLRIAERSGLSFQVVHAAAALLGRHGLLAPVTPA
- the rfbC gene encoding dTDP-4-dehydrorhamnose 3,5-epimerase codes for the protein MRFRETKLPGVFEVELDRMEDERGFFARSFCEREFAQHGLQSAFVQCNISYNRRRGTLRGMHYQRPPAAETKLVRCTRGALYDVAVDLRPDSPTWRQHVGVILSAEQRNALYIPAGFGHGFQTLEDDTEVFYQMGNFHSPEHAAGFRHDDPQLAIAWPLPVAVISEKDRAWPLLG
- a CDS encoding SDR family oxidoreductase, whose product is MKILLTGADGYLGSLAAPLFQKCGHEVVGLDTGFYRERSLYHNGWELPRTLTKDIRRIEPADLAGFDAVVHMAELSNDPTSQLSPEITYEINHQGSVHLAQVARRAGVRRFVYMSSCSVYGVGTDEFVDEQSSVNPQTAYAVCKTKVEADVRQLANATFSPTFMRNATAYGASPRMRFDIVLNNLAGLAWTTKEIKMTSDGSPWRPLVHGLDIGGAIAAVLAAPTETIHNEVFNVGDTNHNYRVREIADIVGGIFPGCRVSFGPPSADNRSYRVSFAKIQKHLPGFKCEWDAVRGARQLCDLFQQIDLTRDVFEFRAFTRLKQLEYLIRTRQIDAHFFWAV